The Oxalobacter aliiformigenes nucleotide sequence GTCCGGGGCCGGAGTAAATCATGCCGGTCAGAATCTGGACAAGCGATGCCCCGGCTTCGATTTTATCTTTGGCGTCTTCACCGGTCAAAATACCACCGACACCGATAATGGGAATGGCATTGCCCAGTTCGGTCTTGAGCTGGCGGATGACATGCGTGGACAAGTCCCTTACCGGAGCGCCGGAAAGTCCTCCGGTTTCCTGTCCGTGTTCCAGATTATTGACAGTATCGCGGGTGATGGTGGTATTGGTCGCGATGACGCCGTCGATTTCATGGCGTATCAGGGCATCGGCAATGTTTTTGATCTGGCTGTCGTCTATATCCGGAGCGATTTTCAGTGCCAGCGGCACATATCTTGAATATTGTTGCGACAATCTGCTCTGGGCGGCTTTCAGTTGCGTCAGCAGATTGTCCAGTTCGGATTCACCCTGCAACTGCCGCAGGTTTTTGGTGTTCGGGGATGAAATGTTGATGGCAATGTAATCGGCGACGGGATAAACCTTTTCAAGACAGATCAGGTAATCATCGACAGCTTTCTCGATGGGGGTGACGGCGTTTTTTCCGATGTTCAAGCCCAGTATGCCTTTTTTTCCTGGTAAAAGCGGGAGGCTTTCACGTTTTTGACCAGTACATCGACGCCATCGTTATTGAATCCCATCCGGTTGATCAGACCTTGCGCTTTGGGAAGACGGAACATTCTGGGTTTCGGATTGCCGGGTTGCGGTTTGGGGGTGACGGTTCCGAGTTCGAGAAAACCGAAACCGAGGGAGGCAAGGCCGTCTATACACGACCCGTTTTTATCGAGACCGGCAGCAAGACCGACCGGGTTGGGGAAAGTCAGCCCCATGACCTTTCTGGGGGAAGGCTGGACTGCCGGGGCCAGTGCCGTTATTCCCACGGCAGCGGCCATTCTCATGGAAGAGAGCGTGAATTGATGGGCGTTTTCCGGATCCATTGAAAAAAGGCATGGCCGGATCAGGGCATACATGAAATTAGGGATCATGAGATTCTGTAATTGTTGCGATGTGCTTGAACCGGGTTTGGAAGCCTGACTTTCACATGATATTCCGCAACCGGTGTACCGGATCGGTATATTGTAACTTAAGTCGGATGTTTATTTTAATCAGGGAATTTTGTGAAAGGAGCACAACGGGCAAATGTCTTCCGATTTCCATGATGTGATGGGGGGCAGGTCAATGACCTGTTTGAGATGGGCATTGAAATCCGTACGGCGGACAGGAATGGCGCCCAGCGATGCCAGATGGGCGGTTTCCTGCTGGCAATCGATCATTTTCACTCCATTGGTTTTCAGGAAAAAAACCAGATGGGCAAGGGCGACTTTGGATGCATCTGTTATTCGTGCGAACATGGATTCACCGAAGAACATTTTTCCGATACAGATACCGTACGCTCCCCCTGCCAGGGTATTCTCGTACCAGAGTTCCGTGGAATGGGCGATACCCATATCGTGCAGTTTTTGATAATTGTGAATGATTTCCTCTGTAATCCATGTGCCGGCAGCCTTTTTCCGGGGAGCCGCACATTCCCTGATGACCTGCGCAAAATCCGAGTCGAATTTCAGTTGCCACGGGCCACCGGTGTGAATGCTTTTGTGAATCTGTTTCAGTTTCTTTTTCAGGCTGTGGGAGATCACGAACTGTTCCGTAAGCAAGACCATACGGGGGTCCGTGCTCCACCATAACACAGGCTGGTTCTCCGAGAACCAGGGAAAAATGCCGTGCCGGTAGGCATCGATCAGTCTGGGTGGGGACAGATCCGTGCCGGCTGCCAGAAGACCGGGGAATCCGCTTTCTTCTGTCAAAGCCGTGGCGATATCGGGAAAAGGATCGTTTTGTTCCAGCCAGGGAATCATAGGTCCGGTTTATGGCATGTTGTGACGGTTCTGAAAGGAATGTGTCATTTGTTTTCGGGTTTTCAGGACGGTTTCCGGAGTCTGGCATGTCTTACAATGGCATCGCCCAGTTGCATGGCATCCCACTTCACAATTTCGACCGCCGCGCGTTTTTCCTTGTGTGACGTGTGTTTCGGATCGGCCGCTTCGACCAGAATGACCGGAATACCCAGTTTTTTCGCGGCGTCCAGTTCCAGATTCGCCCAGCGTTTGAATTCCTCGAATACTCCGGCAAGAATGATCAGGCAGGAACACGGTTTCATCTGTTTTTCGATCGAAAGTGCCAGAGCCTTGTTGGATGGCAGAAACTGGGCGGGATCGTCCTTGGAGACACTGTAATATTCATAACCGAACCCTTCTGTCTTGAGACGATAGGTTTCCATCAGGCTTGTGATTCTTTCAACACCATCTTGTTCGACCCAGCTGTGACTGAGAAAAACGGGATACGTTGCCATATATGTACTCTCCTGGTTTTGCTGTAACGTGATCAAGTTGTTCTGACAGGTTTATTTGGTCAGATCAAGTGTATGAAAACCGAAATTGCCGCCATTCTGTATTTTTTTTCTGTCTTCGAAATAGAACTTGAGAGCGTATTTTATCGTTGAAAATGCCAGTTGATCCCAGGGAATTTCTTTTTCGGTAAACAGACGGGTTTCAAGACTTTCCTCTCCTGGTGCAAAGTTCGTATTTTCCAGTTGTGCCAGATAAAAAAGATGAACCTGATGATAAACCGGCAGGTTCATCAATGAAAACAGGTTTGAAATCCTGACGTCCGCTCCGGCTTCTTCCTTTGTTTCGCGTCGGGCAGCCTGTTCTGTCGTTTCATCGTTTTCCATGAATCCTCCGGGGAGGGTCCAGAAACCGTGACGGGGTGTGATGGCACGGCGGCACAACAGAATGGATGTTTCATTTTCCGTCTCCCATGTCGGTATGCTGCAAACCACGATTTTGGGATTTTCATAATGGATCATGTGGCAATTCGGACAGATATGCCGGGGCATATTGTCCAGAGGAGGGATACCGATTGTCAGGGCATGGCCGCAATGAGAACAGAATTTCATGGAAACCGGGTCGGAATTGGCTAATAAATTTATCGGAAGGATGCGAAGGAATAATCCCGCCGAAGTCATACAAAAAATAATGTTACCCTTTTTTGGAAAGCTTCAAAAGGCAGTGACCGGGCAGAGTCATCATGACGGTATACAAGCGATATGACCCGGTATCGTATGAAAACGTTCTTTTTTGAGAGGCTATTGAACTGAAATAAAAAAAGGATTATAATTTTATCTTTCCAGACGCGGGGTGGAGCAGTCTGGCAGCTCGTCGGGCTCATAACCCGAAGGTCGTAGGTTCAAATCCTGCCCCCGCAACCAGTTTATGAAAACCGCTGAAATGTTTCAGCGGTTTTTTCATTTCTGGTTCGGTCAAACAAAGGTTGGTGAAATGCCGTTCAGATACGAGATTGTCCAGGTATCTGAACGGCAGGAATGGAGGAGCATTCAGGGACAAACGATGTTTCTGTTGCGACGGTTTCCGGTTGTCAACGGAGATCGTTTTCTCAGACTTCGGAATGATATGTCCTGTCGGCTTTTTCGAATTGTGCTTTCATCGTATCGGAGGGCGATTTGCCAAGAAGACTGGTAATGATGATGGCAATGGTACCGAACAGGAATCCCGGAATGATTTCATAA carries:
- a CDS encoding TIR domain-containing protein, whose translation is MATYPVFLSHSWVEQDGVERITSLMETYRLKTEGFGYEYYSVSKDDPAQFLPSNKALALSIEKQMKPCSCLIILAGVFEEFKRWANLELDAAKKLGIPVILVEAADPKHTSHKEKRAAVEIVKWDAMQLGDAIVRHARLRKPS
- the aat gene encoding leucyl/phenylalanyl-tRNA--protein transferase — its product is MIPWLEQNDPFPDIATALTEESGFPGLLAAGTDLSPPRLIDAYRHGIFPWFSENQPVLWWSTDPRMVLLTEQFVISHSLKKKLKQIHKSIHTGGPWQLKFDSDFAQVIRECAAPRKKAAGTWITEEIIHNYQKLHDMGIAHSTELWYENTLAGGAYGICIGKMFFGESMFARITDASKVALAHLVFFLKTNGVKMIDCQQETAHLASLGAIPVRRTDFNAHLKQVIDLPPITSWKSEDICPLCSFHKIP
- a CDS encoding NUDIX hydrolase, whose translation is MKFCSHCGHALTIGIPPLDNMPRHICPNCHMIHYENPKIVVCSIPTWETENETSILLCRRAITPRHGFWTLPGGFMENDETTEQAARRETKEEAGADVRISNLFSLMNLPVYHQVHLFYLAQLENTNFAPGEESLETRLFTEKEIPWDQLAFSTIKYALKFYFEDRKKIQNGGNFGFHTLDLTK